Proteins from a genomic interval of Caulobacter sp. NIBR1757:
- a CDS encoding energy transducer TonB — protein sequence MRPATLIALAIGLLLAGGAVAAPPASEEARLAANPMDSDLMDAFPEKARGQNIKAAVTMRCTIDATGKARRCETLKEDPYGLGFGEAGTGLMERKGRFKPRRIDGQAVDGGQVEVSVYIWPRPGRKASTPLYDEPVWASVASAEDMAAAWPAGHPGDEAVVVLRCTMRPAGELKACRAINGAEKAPVDAALALSDRFRVRLDREQASFHAGWDVILSLRLLNPAGPAAAERQVKAPDWTTYPDKQALQAVYPDKAAQAGIRSGRGIVDCLVAADGSLTDCRIVGERPDGLGFGEAAVRVAGQMKLDLWSADGRPTAGSRIRLPVDFNQPQSTAR from the coding sequence ATGAGACCGGCTACCCTGATCGCCCTGGCCATAGGCCTGCTGCTGGCCGGGGGGGCCGTCGCCGCCCCGCCCGCTTCGGAAGAGGCAAGGCTGGCCGCCAACCCGATGGACTCCGACCTCATGGACGCCTTCCCCGAGAAGGCCCGCGGCCAGAACATCAAGGCCGCGGTGACCATGCGCTGCACCATCGACGCGACCGGCAAGGCGCGGCGGTGCGAGACCTTGAAGGAAGACCCTTATGGCCTCGGCTTCGGCGAGGCCGGAACCGGGCTGATGGAGCGCAAGGGCCGGTTCAAGCCGCGCCGTATCGACGGCCAGGCGGTCGACGGTGGCCAGGTGGAGGTCTCTGTCTACATCTGGCCCCGGCCCGGCCGAAAGGCCTCCACCCCGCTGTACGACGAACCGGTCTGGGCTTCCGTCGCCAGCGCCGAAGACATGGCCGCCGCCTGGCCGGCCGGCCATCCCGGCGACGAGGCCGTGGTGGTGCTGCGCTGTACGATGCGCCCCGCGGGCGAGCTGAAAGCCTGCCGGGCGATCAATGGCGCCGAAAAGGCTCCGGTGGATGCGGCCCTGGCCCTCAGTGACCGGTTCCGCGTCCGGCTGGACCGGGAACAGGCCAGCTTTCACGCCGGCTGGGACGTCATCCTCAGCCTTCGTCTGCTCAACCCGGCCGGCCCTGCCGCCGCCGAACGGCAGGTCAAGGCGCCGGACTGGACGACCTATCCCGACAAACAGGCGCTGCAGGCCGTCTATCCGGACAAGGCCGCTCAGGCCGGCATTCGCTCCGGCCGCGGCATCGTCGACTGCCTGGTCGCCGCCGATGGATCGCTGACCGACTGCCGCATCGTCGGCGAGCGACCGGACGGTCTTGGCTTTGGCGAGGCGGCGGTGCGGGTGGCGGGCCAGATGAAGCTGGACCTGTGGAGCGCTGATGGCCGCCCGACCGCCGGCAGTCGCATCCGCCTGCCGGTCGACTTCAACCAGCCGCAGTCGACCGCCAGGTGA
- a CDS encoding zinc-finger domain-containing protein — MAAPETITVTSHRIACDGVGGALGHPRVWLEMGAAGWVDCGYCDRRFVAATAPGDEDEQLAPGVYEGSAGH, encoded by the coding sequence ATGGCCGCGCCCGAGACCATCACCGTCACCAGCCACCGCATCGCCTGCGACGGCGTCGGCGGGGCGCTGGGCCACCCGCGCGTCTGGCTGGAGATGGGCGCGGCCGGCTGGGTCGACTGCGGCTACTGCGACCGCCGCTTCGTGGCCGCCACGGCCCCGGGCGACGAGGACGAGCAGCTGGCCCCCGGCGTCTACGAAGGGTCCGCCGGCCACTGA
- a CDS encoding TonB family protein, with amino-acid sequence MRRVVLAGLLAGLAGAVSAQTPAQAPPAPPAGRQPVITNPDWLRKPTQEEMMSVWPAEAARKGIGGRAVIGCSVNVTGALQACTVVSEDPPGSGFGQAAILLAGSFKMKPRLIDGKPEAGATVRIPINFVATGPFGGKTKPALSQPVWIKAPSFEDMAAAWPKGAGDLQEGSATLRCSVSSTGGLRGCQRYNELPKGKGFGSAAMALAGKFELKVNDEDLKQLKGGLIIVPFRFLNPASPDSLTRKVSKPRWIIQIKQDRVLALYPNIAAEAGVKTGTGVADCLVAPDGKLTDCKVARETPKALGFGSAALAIAGVMQMNPWTDDGRPVDGARIRLPINFIQADDPAPKAKP; translated from the coding sequence GTGCGTAGAGTTGTACTGGCAGGCCTTCTGGCTGGACTGGCGGGCGCCGTATCGGCCCAGACCCCGGCGCAAGCTCCCCCGGCGCCACCGGCCGGGCGCCAGCCGGTGATCACCAATCCCGATTGGCTGCGCAAGCCGACTCAAGAGGAGATGATGTCCGTCTGGCCGGCGGAGGCGGCGCGCAAGGGGATCGGCGGCCGGGCCGTCATCGGCTGTTCGGTCAATGTCACCGGCGCCCTGCAGGCCTGCACGGTGGTCAGCGAAGACCCGCCCGGCTCGGGCTTCGGTCAGGCCGCCATCCTGCTGGCCGGCTCGTTCAAGATGAAACCCCGCCTGATCGATGGCAAACCCGAGGCCGGGGCGACGGTGAGGATCCCGATCAACTTCGTCGCCACGGGCCCGTTCGGCGGCAAGACGAAGCCGGCCCTCAGCCAGCCGGTCTGGATCAAGGCCCCGAGCTTCGAAGACATGGCCGCCGCCTGGCCGAAGGGAGCCGGCGACCTGCAGGAAGGCAGCGCCACCCTGCGCTGCTCGGTGTCCTCGACCGGTGGCCTGCGCGGTTGCCAGCGCTACAACGAGCTGCCGAAGGGCAAGGGCTTCGGGAGCGCCGCCATGGCCCTGGCCGGCAAGTTCGAGCTGAAGGTCAATGACGAGGACCTCAAGCAGCTCAAGGGCGGCCTGATCATCGTGCCGTTCCGCTTCCTCAACCCCGCCTCGCCCGACAGCCTGACGCGCAAGGTTTCCAAGCCACGCTGGATCATCCAGATCAAGCAGGACCGGGTGCTGGCTCTCTACCCCAACATCGCCGCCGAGGCCGGGGTGAAGACGGGCACGGGGGTCGCCGACTGCCTGGTCGCGCCCGACGGCAAGCTGACCGACTGCAAGGTGGCCCGCGAGACCCCGAAGGCGCTCGGCTTCGGCTCCGCCGCCCTGGCCATCGCCGGGGTCATGCAGATGAACCCCTGGACAGACGATGGCCGCCCCGTCGACGGGGCCCGCATCCGGTTGCCGATCAACTTCATCCAGGCCGACGATCCGGCCCCGAAAGCCAAGCCATGA
- a CDS encoding energy transducer TonB, translating to MKILAFTLLMMGAPPTEVSGVVITPPPVVEEADLTAKPSGQDVESAFPPSLRGQTISVDVKMRCLVDAAGKPKRCDLLAESPYGLGLGKIGTDLMERKGRFKPRRIDGKPVDGGQVEFTLVMSEMGRPERLITNPVWAAAPSLEEMTAAWPADRQGDEAVVVLRCTMRRSGELEQCRAVNDADKVLVGAARTLSERFRVRLTPEDARRAVRADVFVSLRFFNPAGASGQERRVRAPEWIVTPEEKVVQAVYPDRAVEAGIFSGRGVADCLVAPDGTLADCRVAAERPDDAGFGEAAAQVAGQLRLNLWSQDGRPTAALRIRLPIDFNQAPDEAAK from the coding sequence GTGAAGATCCTGGCGTTCACCCTCCTGATGATGGGCGCTCCGCCGACGGAGGTGAGCGGCGTGGTCATCACCCCGCCGCCGGTTGTCGAGGAGGCGGACCTGACCGCCAAGCCCTCGGGACAGGATGTCGAATCGGCGTTCCCGCCATCCCTGCGGGGTCAGACCATCTCCGTCGATGTGAAGATGCGCTGCTTGGTCGACGCCGCCGGCAAGCCCAAGCGGTGCGACCTCCTGGCGGAATCGCCCTACGGCCTCGGTCTCGGCAAGATCGGGACCGATCTGATGGAGCGGAAGGGCCGGTTCAAGCCGCGCAGGATCGACGGCAAGCCGGTCGACGGCGGCCAGGTCGAGTTCACCCTGGTCATGTCGGAAATGGGCCGGCCCGAGAGGCTGATCACCAACCCGGTCTGGGCCGCCGCTCCCAGCCTCGAGGAGATGACCGCCGCCTGGCCGGCAGACCGCCAGGGCGACGAGGCCGTGGTGGTGCTGCGCTGTACGATGCGCCGCTCGGGCGAGCTGGAGCAGTGCAGGGCGGTCAACGACGCCGACAAGGTCCTGGTTGGCGCGGCGCGGACCTTGAGCGAGCGCTTTCGCGTCCGCCTGACCCCCGAGGACGCCCGGCGCGCCGTCCGCGCCGACGTCTTTGTCAGCCTCCGATTTTTCAATCCGGCCGGCGCGAGCGGCCAGGAGCGGCGGGTGCGGGCGCCGGAATGGATCGTCACCCCCGAGGAGAAGGTCGTTCAGGCCGTCTATCCGGACCGGGCGGTGGAGGCCGGGATTTTCTCGGGGCGCGGCGTGGCCGATTGCCTGGTCGCCCCCGACGGCACGCTGGCCGACTGCCGCGTCGCCGCCGAGCGGCCGGACGATGCCGGTTTCGGCGAGGCCGCGGCGCAGGTCGCCGGCCAGTTGCGGCTGAATCTGTGGAGCCAGGACGGCCGCCCGACCGCCGCCCTCCGCATCCGGTTGCCGATCGACTTCAACCAGGCCCCGGACGAGGCGGCGAAGTAG
- a CDS encoding isocitrate lyase/phosphoenolpyruvate mutase family protein, giving the protein MSQAADFHALHAGPDVLVLPNAWDAASAAMMQDAGAKAVATSSAAVAWARGYADGDNLPVPVLLDVIAGMARVLSTPLTADIEGGFTDDLETLTQTVEAVIQAGAVGINLEDGKRDPDLHARKIEAAREAGVRTGVELFINARIDVYLKGLAEGEAALTETLSRAQLYEQAGASGIFVPGPIDETLIGQLADGISLPLNIMGRAGAPKAARLADLGVRRLSSATGPFRAAYGVLNRTLAAFLESGDSDAFSEASQGMPDLNKRFG; this is encoded by the coding sequence ATGAGCCAAGCCGCCGATTTCCACGCCCTGCACGCCGGCCCCGATGTGCTGGTCCTGCCCAACGCCTGGGACGCGGCCAGCGCCGCCATGATGCAGGACGCCGGGGCGAAAGCCGTCGCCACCTCCAGCGCCGCCGTCGCCTGGGCGCGCGGCTACGCCGACGGCGACAACCTGCCCGTGCCCGTGCTGCTCGACGTCATTGCCGGCATGGCCCGGGTCCTGTCCACGCCCCTGACCGCCGACATCGAGGGCGGCTTCACCGACGACCTGGAAACCCTGACCCAGACGGTCGAGGCGGTGATCCAGGCCGGCGCCGTCGGCATCAACCTCGAGGACGGCAAACGCGATCCGGACCTCCACGCCCGCAAGATCGAGGCCGCCCGCGAGGCCGGGGTCCGCACCGGCGTCGAGCTGTTCATCAACGCCCGCATCGACGTCTATCTGAAGGGCCTGGCCGAGGGCGAGGCGGCCCTGACCGAAACCCTGAGCCGGGCACAGCTCTACGAACAGGCCGGGGCCAGCGGCATCTTCGTCCCCGGCCCCATCGACGAGACCCTGATCGGCCAGCTGGCGGACGGTATCAGCCTGCCGCTCAACATCATGGGCCGGGCCGGCGCCCCGAAGGCGGCCCGGCTGGCCGACCTGGGCGTGCGCCGCCTCAGCTCCGCCACCGGCCCGTTCCGCGCCGCCTACGGGGTGCTGAACCGCACGCTTGCCGCCTTCCTGGAAAGCGGCGATTCCGACGCCTTCAGCGAGGCCAGCCAGGGCATGCCCGACCTCAACAAGCGGTTCGGCTGA
- a CDS encoding ABC transporter ATP-binding protein, with amino-acid sequence MDLPDYAIEAKGVFKTYAASKTTPEKRALNGIDLQVPRGSIFGLLGPNGAGKSTFINILAGLTRKTSGTVKIWDRDIDERPRDARAAIGVVPQELAADVFFTPEESLETQAGMYGVKKADRRTAELLAAMGLSDKAKAYVRQLSGGMKRRLMVAKAMVHNPPVLILDEPTAGVDVELRKQLWAYVLELNRQGVTIVLTTHYLEEAQELCDRIAIINRGEVVASEPTATLLKRLDTRNVVVTPEEPVENAPSLTGFETKLRAGGAFSVTYKTGQSSVEQVLAAVRAQGLHIRDIATEDPDLEDVFLSLTYNAADAADPLKD; translated from the coding sequence ATGGACCTGCCCGACTACGCCATCGAGGCCAAAGGGGTCTTCAAGACCTACGCCGCCAGCAAGACCACGCCGGAGAAGCGGGCCCTCAACGGTATCGATCTGCAGGTTCCGCGCGGGTCCATCTTCGGCCTGCTGGGGCCGAACGGGGCGGGCAAGTCGACCTTCATCAACATCCTGGCCGGCCTGACCCGCAAGACCTCCGGCACGGTGAAGATCTGGGACCGCGACATCGACGAGCGGCCGCGCGACGCCCGCGCCGCCATCGGGGTGGTGCCGCAGGAACTGGCCGCCGACGTCTTCTTCACGCCCGAGGAGTCGCTGGAGACCCAGGCCGGCATGTACGGGGTCAAGAAGGCCGACCGGCGCACGGCCGAGCTGCTGGCGGCGATGGGGCTATCAGACAAGGCCAAGGCCTATGTGCGCCAGCTGTCGGGCGGCATGAAGCGCCGGCTGATGGTCGCCAAGGCCATGGTCCACAATCCGCCCGTCCTGATCCTCGACGAACCGACCGCCGGGGTCGATGTCGAGCTGCGCAAGCAGCTCTGGGCCTATGTGCTGGAGCTGAACCGCCAGGGGGTGACCATCGTCCTGACCACCCACTACCTGGAAGAGGCCCAGGAGCTGTGCGACCGCATCGCCATCATCAACCGCGGCGAGGTGGTGGCCAGCGAACCGACGGCGACCCTGCTCAAGCGGCTGGACACCCGCAACGTGGTGGTGACCCCGGAGGAGCCGGTGGAGAACGCGCCGTCGCTGACCGGGTTCGAGACGAAACTGCGGGCCGGCGGCGCCTTTTCGGTGACCTACAAGACCGGCCAGTCGAGCGTCGAGCAGGTGCTGGCCGCCGTGCGGGCCCAGGGCCTGCACATCCGCGACATCGCCACCGAGGACCCCGACCTGGAGGATGTCTTCCTGTCGCTGACCTATAATGCGGCCGATGCGGCCGATCCCTTGAAGGACTAA
- a CDS encoding DUF1330 domain-containing protein, translating into MTGSPTGASIDPTREQFDAFKALPRDTPIQMLNLVRVRALAEYPEGHPNHGKGMTGLEAYRAYGRESAEVFGRVGGKQIWAGRPETVVTGPTDERWDLAFIAEYPNAGAFLAMVTDPGYREVVKHRTAGVEDSRLIRLAPVTPGEGFGE; encoded by the coding sequence ATGACCGGCAGCCCCACAGGCGCAAGCATCGATCCGACCCGCGAGCAGTTCGACGCCTTCAAGGCCCTGCCGCGCGACACCCCGATCCAGATGCTGAACCTGGTGCGGGTCAGGGCCCTGGCCGAGTATCCGGAGGGCCATCCCAACCACGGCAAGGGGATGACCGGCCTCGAGGCCTATCGCGCCTACGGCCGCGAGAGCGCCGAGGTGTTCGGGCGGGTCGGCGGCAAGCAGATCTGGGCCGGGCGGCCCGAGACGGTGGTGACGGGGCCGACGGACGAGCGCTGGGACCTGGCCTTCATCGCCGAGTATCCGAACGCCGGGGCCTTTCTGGCCATGGTCACCGACCCCGGCTACCGCGAGGTGGTCAAGCACCGCACCGCCGGCGTCGAGGACAGCCGCCTGATCCGCCTGGCGCCTGTGACGCCGGGGGAGGGCTTCGGGGAGTAA
- a CDS encoding TonB family protein yields the protein MKTRLFLLFVLTLSAGPALAQTPADIVEKPQWLAKPEGDDIVRYYPDIALDRSISGRVVLSCTISAKGRVTTCETLQETPWGLGFAEASIRVLIDKALFKPGKVNGKPVESTVRIPFSVQSPTPGARYVIYQPIYARAPTWEEVNAAWPKESDAPEATVVLRCSLRASGSLAACMSAGRAPDAFVGAAKRLTDKFEVRLSEDEAIKFANSDVLISLHFLNPASIEARTVSVKDPFWITTVKPEKVLSVFPAQAAEAGIKSGRGVADCLVAPDGKLTDCKVAREKPDGMGFGASAVAIAQLMQMNPWNTKGRPVVGARVKLPIDFNLADEAAQ from the coding sequence ATGAAAACCCGCCTGTTCCTTCTGTTCGTCCTGACCCTGAGCGCCGGCCCGGCCCTTGCGCAAACGCCGGCGGATATCGTCGAAAAGCCGCAGTGGCTGGCCAAGCCGGAAGGCGACGACATCGTCAGATACTATCCCGACATTGCCCTCGACCGCAGCATCAGCGGCCGGGTGGTGCTGTCCTGCACAATCAGCGCCAAGGGCCGGGTGACGACCTGTGAAACCCTGCAGGAAACCCCCTGGGGCCTGGGCTTCGCCGAGGCCTCGATCCGGGTGCTGATCGACAAGGCGCTGTTCAAGCCCGGCAAGGTCAACGGCAAGCCGGTCGAATCGACGGTCCGCATCCCCTTCTCCGTGCAGTCGCCGACGCCGGGGGCTCGATATGTCATTTACCAGCCGATCTACGCCAGGGCGCCGACCTGGGAAGAGGTCAACGCCGCCTGGCCAAAGGAGTCCGACGCGCCCGAGGCGACCGTGGTGCTACGATGCTCCCTGCGGGCCAGCGGCTCGCTGGCCGCCTGCATGAGCGCCGGCCGGGCGCCCGACGCCTTTGTCGGGGCGGCCAAACGCCTGACCGACAAATTCGAGGTCCGCCTGTCGGAAGACGAGGCGATCAAGTTCGCCAATTCCGACGTCCTGATCAGCCTGCACTTCCTCAACCCGGCCAGCATCGAAGCCCGGACCGTGAGCGTGAAAGACCCGTTCTGGATCACCACCGTGAAGCCCGAGAAGGTGCTGAGCGTCTTTCCGGCCCAGGCGGCCGAGGCCGGCATCAAGTCGGGCCGGGGCGTCGCCGACTGCCTGGTCGCCCCCGACGGCAAGCTGACCGACTGCAAAGTGGCTCGCGAGAAGCCCGATGGCATGGGCTTCGGCGCCTCGGCCGTGGCCATCGCCCAGCTGATGCAGATGAACCCCTGGAACACCAAGGGCCGCCCGGTCGTCGGGGCGCGGGTCAAGTTGCCGATCGACTTCAACCTCGCCGATGAGGCTGCCCAATGA